A stretch of Coccidioides posadasii str. Silveira chromosome 2, complete sequence DNA encodes these proteins:
- the CECR1 gene encoding cat eye syndrome chromosome region, candidate 1 (EggNog:ENOG4112W73~COG:F~BUSCO:4076at33183), translated as MHGMEDPVLTGFSHHVSASVREHLIKRKELISQEKKHRSDAEFRRTLSPTARKACEIVHHIRAEEQQRLWRHTGTQGDHDAELFPGMMFSLAKERMESTNLWRICRRLPKGALLHSHLPAMVDLGWLFNVALDTPGMQFYASQPLTSDTACQAASVFFGFSKASTKPSLSIWTPEYSPNTLIPAAVAAETFPKDGRAGFITWLKDRCSIVEKEAIEHHLGVDAIWRKMQGAFPIIHSIIYYEPILRKLIRKLLQTLAEDGVQWVEIRDAFACPYRKANSDTTEDDFCSMIGVIAEEIESFKASEEGRDFWGARIIWTALRFNSAGAILRSMQNCIRAKKQYPDLIAGFDLVGQEDLGKTLKELSYEILWFRQKCVEEELEVPFLFHAGECLGDGDSTDENLFDAILFGTRRLGHGFSLFKHPDLIEIVKEKRILIESCPISNEVLRLTSTVLAHPLPALLARGISASLSNDDPALLGQGTSGMTHDFWEALQSWENLGLAGLGCLAENSVRWAVHEDQTEADWVKDIDNGYGGNGIRADRMKKWKASWEEFCQWVVDEFGKMELN; from the exons ATGCACGGCATGGAAGACCCTGTTCTGACCGGGTTTTCACATCATGTATCCGCATCTGTGCGAGAGCACCTTATAAAGCGAAAGGAACTGATTTCCCAGGAGAAGAAGCATCGGAGCG ATGCCGAATTCCGTCGTACTTTGAGCCCAACAGCCCGAAAAGCATGCGAGATCGTCCATCACATCCGTGCAGAAGAGCAACAAAGACTATGGCGTCACACCGGGACCCAGGGAGATCATGATGCTGAACTCTTCCCGGGCATGATGTTTAGCCTCGCCAAAGAGCGGATGGAGTCCACGAATCTCTGGCGCATTTGCAGAAGGCTCCCAAAAGGAGCGTTACTACATTCTCATTTGCCTGCTATGGTTGACCTGGGGTGGTTGTTCAACGTGGCTTTAGACACTCCGGGGATGCAATTTTATGCTTCTCAACCGTTGACATCGGATACGGCGTGTCAGGCTGCTTCCgttttttttggtttctcAAAGGCATCAACTAAACCAAGCTTGTCGATTTGGACTCCCGAATATTCCCCAAATACCCTGATCCCAGCGGCTGTCGCGGCGGAAACTTTCCCGAAAGACGGACGTGCCGGCTTCATTACATGGCTGAAAGACCGGTGCTCTATCGTCGAAAAGGAAGCGATCGAGCATCACCTCGGAGTCGATGCTATTTGGCGAAAGATGCAAGGCGCTTTTCCTATCATTCACTCCATAATTTATTACGAGCCAATCCTTCGAAAGCTTATAAGAAAATTGCTCCAGACCCTTGCAGAGGATGGCGTTCAGTGGGTGGAAATTAGAGATGCATTTGCGTGTCCATATAGAAAAGCAAACAGCGACACCACGGAAGACGActtttgttcaatgattgGAGTCATTGCCGAAGAAATTGAAAGTTTCAAAGCTAGTGAGGAAGGGAGAGATTTCTGGGGCGCACGAATCATCTGGACTGCACTACGCTTCAATTCGGCAGGAGCAATCTTAAGAA GCATGCAAAACTGCATCAGGGCGAAAAAGCAGTATCCAGATTTGATAGCCGGATTCGATCTCGTCGGGCAGGAAGACCTTGGTAAAACCCTCAAGGAACTCTCCTATGAAATCCTTTGGTTCCGTCAGAAATGtgttgaagaagagcttGAGGTTCCCTTCCTCTTCCACGCTGGTGAATGCCTTGGAGATGGTGATAGTACAGATGAGAATCTCTTTgatgccatcttgtttgGGACTCGAAGGCTTGGCCATGGGTTTTCGCTTTTCAAACACCCTGACTTGATCGAAATTgtcaaagagaagaggaTTTTAATTGAAAGTTGCCCTATATCAAATGAAGTTCTTAGATTGACATCTACAGTGCTAGCTCATCCTTTACCCGCGCTCCTGGCGAGAGGGATTTCGGCGTCGCTTAGCAATGATGACCCCGCATTATTAGGTCAAGGAACCTCCGGCATGACCCATGACTTTTGGGAAGCCCTCCAGTCATGGGAGAATCTTGGACTTGCTGGTTTGGGCTGCCTTGCGGAGAATAGTGTTCGTTGGGCAGTACATGAGGATCAGACGGAGGCGGACTGGGTCAAAGACATTGATAACGGATATGGTGGGAACGGAATTCGCGCGGATAGAATGAAGAAGTGGAAAGCCTCGTGGGAAGAATTCTGCCAGTGGGTAGTGGATGAATTTGGGAAAATGGAATTGAATTAG
- a CDS encoding uncharacterized protein (EggNog:ENOG410PT3W~COG:S~BUSCO:14107at33183) → MSSATYEILPILESDLASISEIENLAFEGEEVSRIVFASPNSATKEFRIQRLKKSLTEDPTTRFAKVVIGGKLAGIAQWNLHLDPNWHLKDEKKEEEGGADSQDKKNKNFPPGANVEACEEFFGWMYGARKRIMGGQKFLLLALLITRPEFQGRGVGSALLKDGLAVADKYNIPVWLEASPRGYPVYKKFGFQDVEHFDLDLSKYGGSTVSRTVGMLRPSKGATSSA, encoded by the exons ATGTCATCCGCAACCTACGAAATACTCCCGATCTTAGAATCCGATCTCGCCAGTATCAGCGAAATCGAAAATCTTGCCTTTGAAGGCGAGGAAGTCTCGCGGATAGTATTTGCTAGCCCCAATTCAGCTACAAAAGAGTTCCGCATACAACGGTTGAAGAAATCATTGACTGAAGACCCTACTACTCGGTTTGCAAAAGTCGTGATTGGCGGAAAACTCGCCGGAATTGCTCAATGGAACCTTCATTTAGATCCGAATTGGCATTTGAAAGACGAGaagaaagaggaggaagGGGGCGCTGACTCGCAagataagaagaataaaaatTTCCCCCCCGGTGCAAATGTAGAAGCCTGTGAGGAATTCTTTGGTTGGATGTATGGAGCAAGGAAGAGGATAATGGGGGGACAAAAGTTTCTTC TCCTTGCGCTCCTAATCACGCGGCCGGAATTCCAAGGCCGTGGCGTCGGATCCGCACTATTGAAAGATGGCCTTGCCGTTGCGGATAAATACAATATTCCTGTATGGCTTGAAGCTTCGCCTCGAGGGTACCCTGTATATAAGAAGTTCGGGTTCCAAGATGTTGAACATTTCGATCTGGATTTGTCCAAATACGGTGGAAGCACCGTTTCGAGAACCGTAGGGATGCTGAGACCCTCAAAAGGAGCCACTTCAAGTGCTTAA